The following proteins are co-located in the Natator depressus isolate rNatDep1 chromosome 4, rNatDep2.hap1, whole genome shotgun sequence genome:
- the LOC141985735 gene encoding alveolar macrophage chemotactic factor-like, whose amino-acid sequence MDNKITLSLLLLTLTGFCHESLLGGELRCRCLQMASGLMSPKHLVHVEIIPKGPQCGTVEVIATLKTSQQICLDPEAKWVKMIIKRILCSSSGRLRK is encoded by the exons ATGGACAACAAGATCACATTGTCCCTCCTGCTGCTTACTCTCACAGGCTTCTGTCATG AGTCACTTCTGGGTGGAGAGTTGCGGTGTCGGTGTCTCCAGATGGCCTCGGGCTTGATGTCACCAAAGCACTTGGTACATGTGGAAATCATCCCCAAAGGCCCACAGTGCGGCACCGTGGAAGTCAT TGCGACATTGAAGACGAGCCAGCAAATCTGTTTGGATCCCGAGGCCAAATGGGTGAAGATGATAATTAAGAGGATTTTATGCAG CTCATCCGGCAGACTGCGCAAATAG